A region of Fimbriimonadia bacterium DNA encodes the following proteins:
- a CDS encoding prepilin-type N-terminal cleavage/methylation domain-containing protein codes for MSDKKGFTLIELLVVIAIIAILAAILFPVFTRVRQQANKTTCSSNMRQMGLAVGMYANDWTDRFPLDSHTGSNASWIWVASLEPYVKSKRLLYRCPSDPSTNWNKPLEGFLLTRKTSYGTNFWMLPLQFCDELPSICGRNTLRSIRMPAGTIYIAETKEYGTSDHFHPPWWYWPNDSGTYIEPEKELAMTWHTGGTNYTFVDGHAKWYRFSQVWSGDGRIDLFDPRRE; via the coding sequence ATGTCAGATAAGAAGGGCTTTACACTGATCGAATTGCTGGTGGTGATTGCCATCATCGCCATTCTGGCGGCGATCCTGTTCCCGGTTTTCACACGAGTGCGGCAACAGGCCAACAAGACCACCTGCTCCAGCAACATGCGACAGATGGGCTTGGCCGTCGGGATGTACGCTAACGACTGGACCGACCGATTCCCGCTGGACAGCCACACTGGATCCAACGCCTCGTGGATCTGGGTTGCCAGTCTGGAGCCCTACGTGAAGTCCAAGCGACTCCTGTATCGCTGCCCCAGCGATCCTAGCACCAACTGGAACAAGCCCCTCGAAGGCTTCCTGTTGACGCGCAAGACGTCGTACGGCACGAACTTCTGGATGCTGCCTCTGCAGTTCTGCGACGAGCTGCCTAGCATCTGCGGTCGTAACACGCTACGCTCCATCCGCATGCCTGCGGGGACGATATACATCGCGGAGACCAAGGAGTACGGCACGTCGGACCACTTTCACCCGCCTTGGTGGTACTGGCCCAACGACAGTGGCACCTACATCGAGCCGGAGAAGGAATTGGCGATGACATGGCACACCGGCGGCACGAACTACACCTTCGTGGACGGACACGCCAAGTGGTACCGCTTCTCGCAAGTGTGGAGCGGCGATGGAAGGATAGACCTCTTCGATCCACGAAGGGAGTAG